TTATACTTCTTTTTACAAAGTTTGACACAAGACATTTGGTGTGAATGATGGTTTGCCTCCTTTGGATTGGTTACGTCGTTGTACAAACAGTCATTTCATTTGCCTTtatgtgtaggatttttttttttatGCCTGGACGTTTCCATTTGCATGTACGAGTTTCTCTTCTAGGCTATATACATACGTGAGCTGGAGCTGCCATTTTATCCCAATACTTTTCTGAAATAGCGAAAAACTGAAACAACTTCTTGAGGACGCCAGGTTCTCTATCAGTAGCAGGTTGCGTATTGTTCTTGTATTGCCATCTTAGTGTTGCGATTTTTGTGACAGCCCACAGTTTCTGATTACTTTACTTATAGTTTTAAGACTTTGGATGCATATCTGTTAATTCTCATAATATCTCATCGTGATCTTCTACATTTCTATATGGACCTGTTCCTGAAAATCCCAATTAAAAGAACACAAGGTCCTAGTGTTCTAGTGAATACGTTCAATTTGAACATTTATAAATGGTTTAACAAATGTAAACCTATTTCTTATGTAGGATACGTGTTGAATTTTGTAGTTGATTGCCAATAGACTGCCAAACATGGTGATGTCTCTAGACAATTTAAGGGGCTTTGCATTAGCCACATCATCAAGTGCTTTTATTGGATCTAGCTTTGTGATCAAGAAGATTGGCCTGAAGAAAGCTGGGGACGTTGGGGTAAGAGCAGGTTGTGCCTCCCTCCTATATCTATTTCAATATTTTTTTCTCGCATACAAGGTGATTTAATGATAAAGTTTTAATATTTATTCTGCATTTAATCCATTAGTAATTAATCTACGTTTTTTATCCTCATGATTTATAGGTTCTGGAGGCTACTCATACTTGTATGAACCGTTATGGTGGATAGGAATGGTAACTAGTAAGTATCACTTACATTGAGTTGTTTTTTTATGCGTTGGCGTTACAGCAAAGGCACTCAGTAGAGATACTAACCCAATTGTCTTTTCTTTGTGGGGCAATACCCCACGAAAAAACTGACTTTTGTTCCCACACAAATATCTTCGAATAGATGTGTAGTTTGGTAGTTTTTACATCGGACATTAGATGTCAGGTACGGATAGTGTCCGTGCTTATACCATTtatgagaagaaggatggatcaccTCCTCACAATACTAGAACACAGGAAACTAGTTTTACTATAGTTTTATTTGGAATGAACAATATTTTCTGATATGATGTAGGCTTGAAGTAATGTTTATCGCTCTATTATTTCTTGCAGTGATTCTGGGCGAGGTGGCCAATTTTGCAGCATATGCATTTGCGCCAGCAATACTTGTTACTCCTCTGGGAGCATTGAGCATCATATTTAGGTTTTCCACATGCCATCCTTTCTAAGCCACAATTCCGGTGAACTGATAGTAGAATGTTTCCTTAATTCTCTTTTGTTCATGCAGCGCAGTGCTAGCACACTTCATTTTGAATGAGAGGTTGCATATGTTTGGCGTGGTTGGTTGTGCATTATGTGTTGTTGGTTCAGTTGATATAGTTTTGCATGCCCCGATGGAAAGAAGGATTGATTCAGTTAGCGAAATATGGCAACTCGCAACTGAACCAGGTATCTCTTTTCAAGTCCTTAAATAATTCTAGCTGCTATTTGTCTTAGTTTCCCTTTGAATGAATGTTCATTGTGACCATGTGTCCTTAATAATATAGTTTGCTTTATAGCCAATTTaccatcatactccctccgtccaaaaaaatttgtcccttaaatggatgtatctagcaccaagttagtgctagatacatctatttgatggaaaagcttgggacaagtttttccgggcggagggagtatgcAGTAATATTTTCTAACTTTCACCAGAGTTTTCCAGTTAGTTTCATATTTTTCCCAAGTAGGTCTCAGGAATATCTTGGCTATATAATTCAACAAAAAGAATATCCTTCTGTTAGCCGCTCCTTTTGTGCTTGGTCCCTTGTAGTGTTTGCTATTGTTCATTCTTTTAATGGATGGCAGTGCTACTGCATTGGCTTTAAGAAACAAAATGCTACATACAGGAATAAGTTTCTAAGTTAACAGTTTCAATTCGTTACTTGTTTTTGTGGACAAGACATGCTGTGTCATTCTACTGGATTTAATACCATCTATGTTTATATGCACTATATCTGTGGGAATATATCCGTAAAAAGTATATGGTGTTACACCACCAAGAAAGTATCTGAGGGAAGTTGTTTCCCTTTGTGCAACAGTCTTTATGTTTGTGGCTATGTTTTCTATCCCACTTTTTCAGTATAATATTTATGTTATCAAATCCATTTTTGACACACAACTATAATCTGTGCTGGCAGGTTTCATAGTCTATTCTTGCTTGGCTGTAGCTCTTGCACTTGTTTTAATGTTCTGGGTTGTTCACCATACCGAGCAAAGAAAAATGCTCGCGTATGTTGCAATATGTTCACTATTTGGGTCTCTTACGGTAGGTTTACAATACATCATACCAGGACTTGAGCTGTTCAAATTGATTTAGAACGCCCTGATGAAGTGCTATATTTGGAACAGGTTATCAGTGTTAAAGCAGTGGCCATTGCTTTAAAGCTCTCATTTAACGGAGTGAACCAATTTGTCTACATCCAAACATGGTTCTTTATTTCTGTTGTGATTATATGCTGTTTAGTGCAGCTGAATTATTTAAACAAGGTAAGCTCTCCCGTCATATTCAATCAACTGAAGTATACTGCCATACATATGAATTGCATTACTTCAGGGCCTAACCTACAGTATTccgcaaaaaaaaattgaaatggaATTGCCAATATTCTTATCACTAGAACAACTACAGACAAACCGAAGGATGCAAGCGGGCATTCCACGAAGCCCACATACAAGTATATCAAAAGTCAGTCCTATGTGGATCTAAAATAAAAGCTATACTGGGTTGACTTTTATTATACTTGTATGCTGGTGTATGTAGGCTCCTGCTTGCATCCCAAACTACATTGAATGTGCAATGGTTGTAATTCCCATGGTAATAGGTCTGTTAACAAAGGATGCTTGCCGATTGCCATTCACCCAGGACATTTTCTGAGAAGTAAAGTTTGATGCTTAGCAATCTTTTTAAGCATGTCTACAATCTCAGACATCAATTTTGCAGTTCTCCTGTTTGTAAAATGGTAATTACTTGGAAAGTAGTACTCTACTGATGAGTGTACAAGCACCGTACTTTTTTAAAGGAAAGTACAAGTAGTGTACTGAACCTTGCACTTTGCGGCGACAAATCCCATCTCTGAATGGTGTGCACAATATACTGCTCTTACCTCGTCTGAAATATCTCATTGCAGACGTCTAAGCATTCTAAAGTTTGTGTTGCATAAAAGAAATGATTATAGAACATACTGATTTGAGTTAAAGCTTTTTTAGCGCACATTTGTGAGCTAGAAGTTTTCATAGCTTCTTTAGCACTTGTGATGAAAGGCTTAGTGCTTCTGTAAGAATCTCACAAGTTCTACTTGCTTTAGTTTTACATTTGCTGATATATGTGAGTAATTTGCATCTTTCGAGCACGGCGTTACAATATATTTGCAACAACAACTTTTCCCTTGTGTTATTTTCAGGCCTTGGATTCATTCAATACAGCTGTGGTCGCGCCTGTATATTATGTGATGTTCACCATTCTTACTATTCTTGCGAACATGATCATGTACAAGGTGATGCACATATCGTTTCCTTTTGTAGTTTCATGAATGCAATAGTTTTTAGCAGTTTCATGAATGCAAAATTTTCTAGTTAGCCATTTTCCCATTTCATGAAGACAAGATATGGAAGTTTCACATGAATTCCTATTTGAAAATGTGTTCACTACGATACTACATAACCATTCTGAAATGCAGCACTATGAACTAGTGATATTGACTCGAAATTCCTTTGTAAATCCTCTATCATATTAAGGACTTGAATAAATTGGTACGTAGTATTGACTTATGAATGCGACTAGATAGCATTTGATGGTTGCTACTTTACTATCGCAGGACTGGGACTCTCAGAATGCAACACAGATAGCAAGTGAGGTGTGTGGGTTTGTGACGATTGTTGCGGGGACATTTCTTCTGCACAAGACCAGAGATATGGGGAACACACAACCTGACTCAGATTCTCTGAGAGCGGACTGTGAACTCCAGGAGCATAGCTAGTCACACTCTCCTGTTGAATATCTAACATATCAAAACACATACTCTTGTTGAACGTCTAACATAGAGATCTCCCTAACATATACTGGAACTTTTGGAATCTCAGTCCACATGCATCAATTGCAGCTTCACTTATAGGAATATTTGCTCTAATAGTACTGGTTTAGCACATTAACAATTAAGGATCTACATATATGCGTTTTTATAAGCTTTATAGGAATATTTGCTGTAATGTTAAATTGTTAATTATGCCAAGACTTGACGTTTCTTCAGTTTAGGGAAACACTTATATTCCATTGTAGTTGTGAATATAATTGATGATATTCGACCGTAATGTGTCGCTAAATTCGGGATGTTAACACCGGGGTAGTAATTCTGATGCAAAACATACTTATGGAACTACAGAGGCAAGGCAGGAGTTAAGTGGAGTTTTTGCTTGTTTGGATGCCACCATGATGCATCATTTATAGTACATTAGTTTTTCCTTTCTTTTGTGGGAAGCACACACATTGTGGTTCAGAATTCACGTGGGGGGCTGGGGCTggctaagggggggggggggggggggggtagtccaCGGATGCGAGAGCCGCCCATCCAACACTGCTTATATACATCCGACCCCATTTTTTTTAAGTCCGCACATTAAAATAGCCGCATATATAGTTTAAAATAGTTCAAATGCAGTAGTAGTTCTCATTAGAAAAGTTCAAATATTACCCTTGCCCCTTAATCGCCAATAGATGCTTCAGATCTTCCTTCAGTTACTTGTGAGTTGTTCGATgctgaatttgttgatgcatttgaacaaaCACTAGTACGCATTGGTCCTAtgcaaacgatttttaaccccttttcgcgatgacatttggaaccgttgccaagtgagtgtggacaataggggggtccttctcaCACGACCCAGAATCGggaatatgccctcctggcacacacgctcggcaaaatgaggtcgcgtgcgaccggcgagcgatcaaatacagaaatacatacagTAAAGCTAAAAaaacaattatacggcgaaattgtttccggtcgcaagtacatcccacgcagtcagtccccgctaaacgtttccgttcgtatgtacataccACACGGAAAACGTTtatgttcacaggtacatcacacataatttttcctgttaaatcgtttgcgttattgaatacaTCACACACGGttcgtagaagaaactatgtggcaaaggctgtccatcacacatagtttttatgtggtaaacgtttgcgcaaggtggcctaacacaagcagttttcaagagaaaatcgtgtgtgattgttcattaatccaacacggtttattcctaaaaactgtgtgcgttgcctgaggtcatcgcccatggtattttttgaacaaccgtttgcaatagcaaaacccaattagcaggctaattatccgattattcataatccatttattaatctaattgccatttcatattgagcacacaatatatttcattttcataattgaaatacatcagagtacaacatcatatagcttcatcactcagctaccccattacacaactacaccaggaccaagtttcacaggcaacatctataacctttcgaaattagcatcatagacggtacatagacagatgtatctaaTCTGGAAAACCACTGAAGCAGaaagcgaatattgagccttcattgatgttgaaagtctttgtaactttaggccagtgcctgtggatgattaacaatccatccttcgtcctcttcaggaacacttcaatattgaaccatggatgttgtatgaataccttcctcgcctcctgaccatacaggtggtttgagaggtaatcatcagtgaactgttttggaaaggcctgaaaacaagaatGCGCATAAATATCTTCTCCATATTGGAAATtgtgcaaaggaataaaaaaggcaaggtataatagttagtaccatcctgtagtgaactgatgtcttcttcattgtgcagacaaaaatcatgttgttttttgtcgctagtttctttatcctaacaatctttctgagtttctttgacttgactgatattcatggacaactcatttccccatatgcaaaaagggtcaaacagtgggtcaaaacctctgacagcaggacctacatgtgcaagaccaaattgttaaaaacctaaatattagaatgactCCTGCAATTgcccaataatgtgctattagataacggatcatgcatgtgctaacctcgattgtaaacctcagtgcttcccattatttccctgcaacacatataaggtagttagtcatcaggttaagtaagagttcgcatgctatcagtaaaatatgttgatgaaaaataagcacattgcagatttatcagattaattcaagccacatggaaaacccatttatccaaaccaagcatgattaagaactgggaaatatagcacttgtatatatttctcatgtattaaatgcagccaaattcgatttattcctcaaatgcacaacaatacaaaattctacccacgataaTTGAACATCGCAGTGTAgagttgaaccaagcagttagctaaacaccacaacaaatgaaccaaatattaactgagcaccacattgcacagtataacatactcctaatagaagatcagacagttaatcaaaccaagcatgcttaacaacttggaaatatagcaactgtatttgtttctcatgtatttagtacatccaaattagatttatttctcacgtggtatacaataaaagaatgcacccacaacaattgaacatcgcattgcagaattgaaccaaacagccaaCCGCATCGCGTCGTCGACGCAcgaggtgtcgacggtggcctcgacggcgaggtgctcctccaagatctggggttcgacacgaatggcagctatcgcgacctcatccgcgcgtgcggccgggatttgcttcttcgctgccaaatggtccttgggatcctggctatactgcacacaccatggcttagggcggcgcttatttggtggaggggtcggtgatttgggtggaaggtgtcgcaccggcggtcggggcatgtgggatatgGAATAagaaggaggatgggggtcgggtgtggattacctgcctggataggcgaggccaagCAGCGtggaggagggtcgccggcgaggaggcggcgctgtaaacaaggagtgaaggtttcaacttggaaaggaaggcggaaacaggggacatgtggcttttggtaaggggaaggggcggggaggtagatattttcgcggaagccgaaaatttggaatcgcttcagcgaaaaaactggcgcgcaaagtgttatcagacacggtcccttatttagaactatgtacgatatgtgaacatcacaaatgattcagatagcttaacccgtgtgtgttgagtttgaatgtcaaaaaatttggtttgaatttccctggttacagtggtcatccacgtcattgcataatttgggtacacaaagaagactaacttcttaatcgagaaAGTTCACcaattaaacaaagctagctgacctaaacattactctaacaaattaaagaccggtgctcctaattaaacaaaacaaagagtactactacggttggtgctcgtcgatctcccccgccgcctccatgtccagcttgcacccgacggtctcctggggaaggggctccatggcatcaattgcaccatactcggcaagcatctcgccatccgtgtccgcatagctgaaaagaaagtagagtaaccaagttaagatctattttttggttgagatcaaaaagttgaggagatatgaagtaccacctctcttgcggcgccgtgtaggcatcgggggtgcgatggctgtcggtggcgttgaagcagatctgcgacggtagacgggtgcatcgggggataagtcccgttgcggtggaagagaaggtcgtgtgagcggccccggcaaagaggacgacgacgccgatgaagcaagaggacgtgatgcaaggctattggtccatcgccatggatgagaaacgtccatctctagtagtggatggcgcggtcttggtaggcgctccgacatggtggaggacggtggcgatggatgtggtggaggacgacggcgatggatggggtggcggacgggggctggtgtgggaatggggtgttctagcgcggacggtgtatgaatgggaaaatggagggggaggtacggggaaccatgtttttgggacgcgcctgtctgaaatatgggaaagttacgaacttatcccccgtttcaaatttggacgtctcatcggttggggatatgacggtaatctcgcatctcccaaatatttgccggtaactatttcgggcgaggagagggtgttttgccgcccacggtgtatgaacggggctgacaggtagggaggCTGTGTCACGtttgatggaagttacacatctgcccctatttaaaatattagcctacatctatttcggacgaggagagggtgtttttgttggggaacgttgcagaaaacaaatttttttcctatgtttcaccaagatcaatctatggagtcatctagcaacgagaggagagtgcatctacatacccttgtagatcgcgagcggaagcgttcaagagaacggggatgatggagtcgtactcgccgtgattcaaatcaccgatgaccaagtgccgaacggacggcacctccgcgttcaacacacgtacgaagcggatgacgtctcctccttcttgatccaacaagggggaaggagaggttgaagaagatccagcagcacgacggcgtggtggtggatgcagcagtgaacgcagcagggcttcgccgagcttctgcgagagggagaggtgtagcaggggagagggaggcgccaaggcttgaggtccggctgccctccctctcccccctttatataggccccctaggggggtgcgccggccctaggagatgggatctcctagggggggggggcggccaaggggtggagtagccccgaaggcaagtggaggcgccccctcccctagggttcccaaccctaggcgcatggggggcccaagggggggcgcaccagcccactatgggctggttcccctccccacttaagcccatggggccctccgggatgggtggccccacccgatggacccccgggactcatccgatggtcccggtacaataccggtgaccctgaaactttcccgatggccgaaactacacttcctatatataattcttcacctccggaccatttcggaactcctcgtcacatccaggatctcatccaggactccggacaactttcggattaatgcatactcatatctatacaaccctagcgtcaccgaaccttaagtgtgtagaccctacgggttcgggagacaagcagacatgaccgagacgactctctggtcaataaccaacagcgggatctggatacccatgttggctcccacatgctcctcgatgatctcatcagatgaaccacgatgtcgaggcctaatcaatcccgtactcaatttcctttgtcaatcggtacgttacttgcccgagactcgatcgtcagtatcccaataccttgttcagtctcgttaccggcaagtcactttactcgtaccgtaatgcatgatcccgtgatcaaccacttgatcacattgagctcattatgatgatgcattaccgagtgggcccagagatacctctccgtcatacggagtgacaaatcccagtcttgattcgtgccaacccaacagacactttcggagatacctgtaatgtacctttatagtcacccagttacgttgtgacgtttggcacacccaaggcactcctacggcatccgggagttgcacaatctcatggtctaaggaaatgatacttgacatccagaaaagctacaacaaacgaactacacgatctttgtgctatgcttaggtttgggtcttgtccatcacatcattctcctagtgatgtgatcccgttatcaatgacatccccatgtccatagccaggaaaccatgactatctgttgatcaacgagctagtcaactagaggctcactagggacgcattgtggtctatgtattcacacatgtattacaatttccggataatacaattatagcatggataatagacaattatcatgaacaaggaaatataataatcattttattattgcctctagggcatatttccaacagtctcccacttgcactagagtcaatcatctagttacattgtgatgaatcgaacacccatggaattctggtgttgatcatgttttgctctagagagaggtttagtcaacggatctgctacattcaggtccgtatgtactttacaaatctctgtgtctccattttgaacactttcacgaatggagttgaagcgacgcttgatatgcctggtcttcctgtgaaacctgggctccttggcaagggcaatagctccagtgttgtcacagaagagagtcatcgggcccgacgcattgggtatgactcctaggtcggtaatgaactccttcacccagactgcttcgtgtgctgcctccgaggctgccatgtactccgcttcacatgtagatcccgccacaacgctttgcttgcaactgcaccagcttactgccccaccattcaaaatatacacgtatccggtttgtgacttagagtcatccagatctgtgtcgaagctagcatcgacgtaaccctttacgacgagctcttcgtcacctccataaacgagaaacatttacttagtcctttttaggtacttcaggatattcttaaccgttgtccagtgttccttgccgggattactttggtacctacctaccaaacttacggcaaggtttacatcaggtctggtacacagcatggcatacataatagaccctatggctgaggcataggggatgacactcatctcttctatatcttctgccgtggtcggacattgagctgagctcaatttcacaccttgcaacacaggcaagaaccccttcttagactgatccatattgaacttcttcaatatcttg
The window above is part of the Triticum aestivum cultivar Chinese Spring chromosome 2A, IWGSC CS RefSeq v2.1, whole genome shotgun sequence genome. Proteins encoded here:
- the LOC123185411 gene encoding probable magnesium transporter NIPA2 isoform X1 codes for the protein MVMSLDNLRGFALATSSSAFIGSSFVIKKIGLKKAGDVGVRAGSGGYSYLYEPLWWIGMVTMILGEVANFAAYAFAPAILVTPLGALSIIFSAVLAHFILNERLHMFGVVGCALCVVGSVDIVLHAPMERRIDSVSEIWQLATEPGFIVYSCLAVALALVLMFWVVHHTEQRKMLAYVAICSLFGSLTVISVKAVAIALKLSFNGVNQFVYIQTWFFISVVIICCLVQLNYLNKALDSFNTAVVAPVYYVMFTILTILANMIMYKDWDSQNATQIASEVCGFVTIVAGTFLLHKTRDMGNTQPDSDSLRADCELQEHS
- the LOC123185411 gene encoding probable magnesium transporter NIPA1 isoform X2 produces the protein MVTMILGEVANFAAYAFAPAILVTPLGALSIIFSAVLAHFILNERLHMFGVVGCALCVVGSVDIVLHAPMERRIDSVSEIWQLATEPGFIVYSCLAVALALVLMFWVVHHTEQRKMLAYVAICSLFGSLTVISVKAVAIALKLSFNGVNQFVYIQTWFFISVVIICCLVQLNYLNKALDSFNTAVVAPVYYVMFTILTILANMIMYKDWDSQNATQIASEVCGFVTIVAGTFLLHKTRDMGNTQPDSDSLRADCELQEHS